The genomic stretch GCGCACGCTGGCGTCGGCGTCGGCAAGCAGGGCGGCGCGGAGTTCCGAAGACAGGTCGGCGCGGCCCGCCACGGCGAGGCGCACGCCGTCGTCGGGATCGGCGGCCAGGGCCGCCTGCGCGGCCGGGGGCAGGTGCGGGTGCTGCGCGGCGGCGCGGCGCACCCCGGCGTTCGGGTCGCGGGCGAGGGTTCCCAGCGTGTCGGGGCCAGTCGCGGGGGCATACGCGGCGGCGCGGCGCACCTCGGGGTTGGGATCGGCGGCCAGGGCCACCAGGCGTGCGGGGCCCAGGTCGGGCCGCACGGTCAGGACGGTGCGGACGCTCGGGTCGGGGTCGCGCACGAGCACGTCGAGCACCGCGCCGCTCAGGCCCTCGGCGCTCGCCACGTGCAGGCGGATGTCCTGTTCGGGCGAGCGGGCCAGCGCGAGCACGGCGTCGTCCGGGAGGTCGCTGCGTTCCAGCACGGCGCGGCGCACGCTCTCGTTGTCGTCGGCGGCGAGGGTCACCAGCGACGCGGGATCGGCGTCGGGCCGTCGGGCCAGGGCGGCGCGCACGTCCGGGTCGGCGTCCTGCGCGGCGCGGGCCAGCCACGCGGGCGGCACCGTCCAGCCCTGGAGGGCCGCCGCGCGCACGGTGGCCTGGTCGTGCGTGGCGAGCCACTCGCGCACGCCCCGCGGCAGATCCACGCGCCGGGCCAGGGTGGCGAGCACGTCGGCGTCGCCGTCGGCGGCGAGCGAGATCATGCAGTCGAGCGGCAGGTCGAGCCGCCGCGCCACGCTGGCCCGCACGAGGCCGTGCGGGTCGCCCACGAAGGTGCGCAGCACGTCGCCCGGCAGGTCGGGGCGCGCGGCGACGGCCTTGCGCACGTCGTAGTCGTCGTCGGCCGCGAGCTGCCGCACCAGCGCCTCCGGCAGGCCGTCGCGTCGCGCGACCGCCTCGCGGATCTGCCACCCGGCGTCCTGCGCGAGCGCCGCCACCCGCTCGGCGCTCAGGCCGGCGCGCGACGCGAGCGCGGTGCGCACCGAGTAGTCCTCGTGCCGCAGTGCCGCGTCTGTGATCCACGCGGGGGCGTGCTCGGCGTTCAGCAGCGCGATCACGCTGTCGGCGGGGAACGTGGCCAGGAAGTTCGGCCGCGCCAGGCGCATGAGCGGCAGGCCCGGGTTGGCGAGCACGTCCGCCGGGTACGCCGCGGCGAGCGTGCCCAGGATCTCAACCGGGGTGTTGGGGTGCCGGGCGACCAGGGCGCGCACGCGGGCGTCCGGGTGTGCGCTCAGGCCGCTGAGGGTGTCGGCGGTGGCGCGCGGCATGGCGGCCGCCTCCAGCGCGCCCTCGACGCCCAGGATCGTCAGGGTGCGCGGGTCGAGTTCCGGGAACGTCATCCCGGGAATGATGCCACGTCCCCCGCACGCCCGTCGCTGTGCAGGGCGCGGTTCACCGCCCGGTCGATGAGCTGCCGCGCGATCGAGAAACGCGGCGGCACGGTGGGCAGTGCCGTGACCGGGAACCAGCGGGCGTCCTCGATCTCGCCCGGCTGCGGCACGATGTCGCCCCCGGCATACACGGCGTCGAAGCCGACCATCAGCGAGTGCGGGAACGGCCACGGCTGGCTTAGGACGTACGCGAGGTTGGTGATGGCCACACCGACCTCCTCGCGCACCTCGCGGTGGGCGGCGTGCTCCAGCGTCTCGGACGGCTCCACGAAGCCCGCGAGCGCCGAGTACATGCCCGGCGCGAAGTGCGGCCCGCGCGCCAGCAGCAGCTCCGTCTGCGGGCCCTCGCCTCTGCGGATGAGCACCATCGCCACGGGGGCCACCCGCGGGTACACGGTCAGGCCGCACGCCGGGCACACCCGCGAGCGCTCGTGCCCCGACTCGACGAGCGGTGTGGCGCAGCGCCCGCAGTACCGGTGCGTGCGCACGAAGTCCACGAGCTGCGCCGCGTACCCGGCCACGCCCATGTGCGCCTCGTCCAGCTTTCCGAAGGCGGCGCGCAGGGGCACGGCCTCGAAGCCGGGCGGCACGTCGCCGTCCAGCCCGCCCGCGAACAGCGGCATGCCGTCCAGCGTGCCCAGGGCCACGGCGTCCACCACCGGCAGCTCTGTCCCAGTCGGAAGGGCGTCGCCGCCTCGCAATACCAGCCGGTGCCCGTCGAACACGAACCACGTCGCGTCCGAACCCGGCACCAGCGTCCGGTCGGGCACGAAGGCCGCGGGCAGCTCGGTCGCGCTCACGCGTGCTCCTCCAGCCGCAGCACCTCGCCGAAGGGGAAGCCCTCGTCCTCCAGCCCGCCCGGCGGCACCACCCACAGGGTCGAGAGGGCCGGGGCCGCCTCCGGGAAGTCACCGTAGCCGTCCGTCAGGTAGATCAGCACGTCGGGCTCGTGCTCGTCCAGCAGGCGGAAGATCGGGCGGAAGTCCGTGCCGCCGCCCCCCTGCGGCGGGGGGATGTCGCCGCCCGCGGTCAGGACGTGCGGGCCGTACGCCTCGGTGTCGGCGTAGTACAGGGTGGCCTTCACGTGCGGGTACGCGCCGAGCACGCCCTGCACCTCGCCCACCAGCGCGCGCACGGCGTCGTCGTCCACGCTGCCCGAGGTGTCCACGGCGATCAGGGCGGTCAGGGACTCGTCGTCCAGCGCCTCCAGGTACAGGCCCCGCCCCACGAAACGCCGGTCGAAGCCCCCGAAATCCACCGGCGTGCGCGCCAGGAAGCGCCACAGGTGCGCCCGCCAGTCCAGCCGCGCGGGCGCGAGGCGCATGAGTTCGCGGTGCAGGCCCAGCGGATCGTCGCCCTTGCCGCCGCCCATGGCGTCCACGCTGCGCGCCTGCGCCAGCGCCTGCTGCCACTGCCGCTGCGGGCTCTGCCCGGGCTTCCCCTGCTTCGCGGGCGCGTCGCCGGGCGGGCTGTCGAGCAGGTCGTCGCCCTCGTCCTCGCCGTCTCCCTCCGCCTCGCCTTCCAGGGACGTGTAGACCTCCTCCACGCTCAGCTTCTCGAGGTGCTCGTCCCGGCGCGACTGCGGCGGCGTG from Deinococcus sp. AB2017081 encodes the following:
- the nudC gene encoding NAD(+) diphosphatase; translation: MSATELPAAFVPDRTLVPGSDATWFVFDGHRLVLRGGDALPTGTELPVVDAVALGTLDGMPLFAGGLDGDVPPGFEAVPLRAAFGKLDEAHMGVAGYAAQLVDFVRTHRYCGRCATPLVESGHERSRVCPACGLTVYPRVAPVAMVLIRRGEGPQTELLLARGPHFAPGMYSALAGFVEPSETLEHAAHREVREEVGVAITNLAYVLSQPWPFPHSLMVGFDAVYAGGDIVPQPGEIEDARWFPVTALPTVPPRFSIARQLIDRAVNRALHSDGRAGDVASFPG
- a CDS encoding DUF2201 family putative metallopeptidase; the protein is MSAPIPVTPEFQRLISGSRLRLRGKSAFFATLLLHAEFVPSREVAAAGTDGERVYVNPEVAASLPSDVLDGLLLHEVLHAALSHVQRRGPREKKRWNRSADLIVNGMVDAAGLPTPPQSRRDEHLEKLSVEEVYTSLEGEAEGDGEDEGDDLLDSPPGDAPAKQGKPGQSPQRQWQQALAQARSVDAMGGGKGDDPLGLHRELMRLAPARLDWRAHLWRFLARTPVDFGGFDRRFVGRGLYLEALDDESLTALIAVDTSGSVDDDAVRALVGEVQGVLGAYPHVKATLYYADTEAYGPHVLTAGGDIPPPQGGGGTDFRPIFRLLDEHEPDVLIYLTDGYGDFPEAAPALSTLWVVPPGGLEDEGFPFGEVLRLEEHA